A window of Hymenobacter siberiensis genomic DNA:
GTTTCCGGCCTATCAGCAGGTCGAAGTGAATGCCATTAAGCTCTCGCGCGATGCCGAGCTGGATATCGAGGAAGAGGTTTCGGGCGATTTGATGGAGAAAATCCGCAGCAGCCTGGCCAAGCGCGCCACCGGCTTCCCCGCTCGCCTGCTCTTCGACCCCGAAATGCCCCGGGAAGTGCTGCGCGCCATCAGGCAGAAAACCGGCATCACCGACGAGGAGCTGGTGGAGGGCAGCCGCTACCACAACTTCCGCGATTTCTTCGGCTTTCCCGATTTCGGCGAGGCCGATTTTCACTACCCGCCCCGGCCCGCGCTGCCGCACCCCACGCTGCCGCGCACGGGCAGTCTGCTGGCCGTCATCGGCGCGCGCGACCACCTGCTGCACCCGCCCTACCAGTCGTTCGACTACGTGACGCGCCTGCTGCGCGAAGCCGCCACCGACCCGCGCGTGGCCGTCATCAACATCACGCTCTACCGCGTGGCCAGCAAAAGCGCTGTGGTGAAAGCCCTGCTCAAAGCCGCCAAAAGCGGTAAGCAGGTGACGGTGGTAATGGAGTTGAAAGCGCGGTTTGACGAAGAGTCCAACCTCTTTTGGGCCGATAAGCTGAAGCGGGCCGGGGTGCACGTCATCTTCACCCCGCCCGAGCTCAAGGTACACAGCAAGCTCCTGGTCATCGTGCGCCGCGAGGCCGACGAAACCACGCGCCGCTACGGCTACTTCAGCACCGGCAACTTCAACGAAAGCACCAGCGAGCTCTACACCGACCACGGCCTGTTTACGGCCGATGAGCGCCTGACCGAAGAGGTTGCCGCCGTGTTTGAGTACCTGCGCGACCAAAGCGTGGTGCCCGAGCTGCAGCAGCTGCTGGTGGCTCCCTTCGGCCTGCGCCCCAGCCTGAACGCGCTCATCGACTACGAAATCAAGCAGGCCAAAAAGGGCCGTGAGGCCTATATCATCCTCAAAGTGAATGCCGTGGAGGACGAAGGTATGATTGCCAAGCTCTACGAAGCCAGCCACGCCGGCGTGCGCGTCGAGCTCATTGTGCGCGGCATTGGCCGGCTGGTGCCCGGCCAGTCCGGCTTCAGCGAAAACATCAGCCAGCGCGGCCTCGTCGACCGCTTTCTGGAGCACAGCCGGGTTTACGTCTTTGGCCACGGCGGTGAGGAAAAAGTCTACGTCTCGTCTGCCGACTGGATGACTCGTAACCTCGACCGCCGCGTGGAAGTAGCCTTCCCCATCCTCGATGAAAGCCTGCGGGCCGAAGTGCGCCAGTTGCTCGATTTTCAGCGCAACGACAACGTGAAGGCCCGCGATTTTGAGAATGACTATATCCCAGCGCTGGAAGGGGAGAAGCCTATGCACGCGCAGGAGGCCACCTACGCGTGGCTGAAGGGCCTGAAGCGCCGCCAAGCAAAGGGTGTAAGGTAAGCGCTACTTCCGGCGGCGCGCGGCCTTTTGCAGCAGCTTTTTGGGCGGCACGATGAACAGGTCCAGGCTGGCGTAGGGCGTGCCGCCGAGCTGGCTGTCGATGAGGCGGTCGCGGGTGTTGTTGGTGCGGTCGAAGGCGTTGAGCTGGTAGTTATAGCGGTAGCCGGCCTCAATGCCCGTCCAGAGGAAGAAGAGGAGCTCACGCTCGTAGCGCAGGCGGAATTTCAGGTCAATCTGGCGCAGCTCCAGCGAGGTGACTTTGGAGTTGTTGGGCGCGGCGCAGGCATTGCGCAGCTTGATATTGTAGTTATTGCTGGCCACCTCGTAGCCGGCAAACAGCAGCGCGTTGGACGACAGGTTGCGCCGCACCAGCACCCGGGCCGGAAACAGCGCCTCTACGCCCCAGCGCGGATTAAACGTGCGGTTGTACACGATGACTGGGTAGAGGCTCTGGCGGCCCAGGTTGTAGCCCAGCTGCACCCCGATGCCCCAGGCAAACGTGGAGCTGCGCTTCCAGCCGTAGATGAATTCGGAAGTGACTTTTAGGTAGTCGCTCACGCTAAGCTCGTCGGAATTGTAGTCGCCGTTGAGCTCGGTTTTGGCGCGGAACAGGTACCAGTGCACCGCGTCCACGGGCCGAATCACGGCCGTGTACTACTCCCCAAAAACTGGACAGTTTAGCGGGGCTTGTTAAGTAATATTGTTATGATTGAATGTTGTGTTGGTTTGGTAGACGTGGGCGGGCGTTTGGCCCCCGAGACTTTGATGGGGTCGGCGATGATTGTAGTAGGCAAAGTACGCGGTTAATTGCTGGTGCAGATGCTGGCCGTCATCGGCCGGGATAAGATAGATATGTTCCCATTTGACCGTGCGCCAGAGGCGTTCGATGAAGGCATTGTCGGTGGCGCGGCCGCGGCCGTCGCGGCTGATGCGGCAGCCGGCGTCCAGCAAAGCTTGTTCGTAGGCGAGGCTGGTGAACCGGCTGCCCTGGTCGGAGTTGAAGATGTAGGGAGCCGGAGCATGGCGCAACGCATCGGCCAGGGCTTGCAGGCAAAAGCCCACGTCGAGCGTGTTGGAGAGCTGCCAGCTGAGCACGTAGCGCGAGTGCCAGTCGAGCACGGCGGCCAGATAGAGAAAGCCCTTGGCCATGGGCACGTACGTGATGTCGGTACTCCATACCTCATTCGGGGCGGTGGCCGGGCGGTCCCGCAGTAGGTACGGGTAGGGTGTAACGCCTTGACCAGGAATGGACAAGCGCGGTTTGGAATAAATCGGCTCGTGGCCCATCAGGCGCACGAGGCGGCGCACGCGCTTGGCATTGACGGCGTGGCCGGCCAGGCGCAGGTGGTCGCGCAGGCCGAGCACTCCTTTGAAGTTGTGGTCGGTAAACTCCTCATCGAGCAGGCGCATGAGCTCCAGGTTGTAAGCACTTTCTCCGCAGGGCTGGTAGTAGAAGCTGCTGCGGGCCAGGCCCAGGGCTTGGCAGCGAGCGGCGACCGAGCTACCGGCCGGGTCCGAGGCCTGAACCAGGACCCGTTGTTGGGCCGTGCTCATCGGGGTAGCGTTTTTTTTAGCAGCGCGTTTTCCATTTGCAACCGACCGATGGCCGCGTAGAGGGGCTCGACGTCGGGTAAGGGCGTGCCGGCCGCAGGCGCTTCGGTGAAAACCTGGGTGGCCTGCTCACGCAGTTGCAGCTTCCAACGGGTGATTTGAGCGGTAGCCAATTGGTAGTGAGCGGCCAGCTCGGCCAATGGCTGGCGCTCGGTGAGGGCGGCTAGCGCCACCTCCGCTTTGAACTCGGCCGTATAGCGACGGCGGGTGCGTTTTGGGGTCATAATCGAGCTAAGCTAGCCCGCTTAACCTGTCCAGCTTTTGGGGAGTACTACAGCTGAACTGGAACTCCTGCCGGTCGTAGTTCAGGCCCAGAATCAGCTTGAGGTGCGGGTGGTTGAGCAGCGGCGCGTAGGCCTTGATAACGAGGTTGGCGTTTTTGCTAACGGTGGTGTTGTAGTCGCCCACCCCACCCACGGCCGTGCTGCGCAGGGTGAAGTTGCCCGGAATCCGTTCGTATTTTATAATCAGGCCCTTGCTCGGGCCCATGCCCACCACCTGCGAGTTGGCGAACGTCTGGCCGTCGGTGCGGCCCAGGCCCATCGTGTCGAGCGGCGCGGGCGGCGGGTACACGGGAATATCCTGCGCGGTGGCTCGGCCCAAACCCAGCAGTAGCAGGCCACCCAAACGAAGAAAACGCACCTGCATCATAACAGAAAAGGCCGGGCCTGATAAAGCTTGTCCTTACCCAAATCTTTTCCCGACTTCTCCGAGGTAACGCCAAGGCCCCTTTTTGCTGGCTGACTCCGCTTGAAAAGCGGCAAACCTGATAGGCAACCGCGCAAAAACGCCCTTCCAGCCACATGGCCGGAAGGGCGTTTGAGTTTTGGGTAAGGACAAGCCTGATAAAGCCCGGCCTTCGCCCCTACGATAATATTCACGTAACGTTCATGCCCGGCCGGCCCGGCAAAAATTTGTTAATGCCGCCGGACCGATTGGGCTATTCGCTGGCCCAGGTGTTGGCCTGGTAAGGGTAGCGCTGCTGGTGCAGGGCCACTACGCGCTTGCCCAGCAGCTCGCGTAACTCTTCCATATTGGTGCGGTCCTGGGCCGAAATAAATACCACCGGGTCGTGTAGCTTGGCCATGTAGGTGGCCTGCAGCTGCTCAAGCGGCGGGCGCGGGGCAGTGCCATCGTCCTCGGCATCCAGCACTTCGCCGAAGGGGTCCATCTCTACATCGTCGTGCTTGTACTGGTCTATTTTGTTGAATACCAGCAGGGTTGGTTTGTCGGCCGCACCAATGTCGACCAGCGTATCGTTCACCACCTGAATCTGCTCCTCAAAATTGGGGTGCGAGATATCCACCACGTGCAGCAGCAAATCGGCTTCGCGAATCTCGTCGAGCGTGCTCTTGAAGCTTTCAATCAGCTTAGTAGGCAGCTTGCGAATAAACCCAACCGTGTCCGAAAGCAAAAACGGCGTGTTTTCGAGCACCACTTTGCGCGTGGTCGCGTCCACGGTGGCGAAGAGCTTGTTTTCGGCAAATACATCGGCCTTGCCCAGCACGTTCATCAGCGTGCTCTTGCCCACGTTGGTGTAGCCCACCAGCGCCACCCGAATGTTGCCGCCGCGCGATTTGCGCTGGGTATGGCTCTGCTTGTCGAGGTCTTCGAGCTTCTCTTTGAGGAAGGCAATCCGGTCGCGCACAATGCGGCGGTCAGTTTCAATTTCCGTCTCGCCCGGGCCCTTCATGCCCACGCCGCCGCGCTGCTTGTCCAGGTGAGTCCAGAGGCCGGTGAGGCGGGGCAATAAGTACTGATATTGCGCCAGCTCGACCTGCGTGCGCGAGGTGGCCGACTTGGCCCGCAGCGCGAAAATATCGAGAATAAGCAGCGATCGGTCCACAATTTTCACCAGCAACTCGGCCTCCAGGTTGCGCAGCTGCGACGGCGACAGGTCATCGTCAAACACCACCATGCTGGTGCCTTCGTGCTGCACGTAGGCTTTTATTTCGGCCAGCTTGCCCTCGCCCACGTAGGTCCGGATGTCGGGCTTTTCGAGGCGCTGCACAAAGCGCTTGGTGGCGGTGGCACCGGCGGTTTCAATCAGAAATGCCAGCTCGTCAAGGTATTCGGTGGTCTGGGCTTCGGACTGCCGGCGCGGGGGCACGGAAATGAGTACAGCGGTTTCGTGCTCCTTAGCCGTTTCGTAGGTGCCGTTGTCGGTCGCTTTCAGGAGGATGCGGCCCGCCCGGCCTTTCACGCCGTCGACGGCGCCGACGTGGCGGGTGCTGTTGCCGGGCTTGCGGCCGCCGGATTGGGTATTTGCCATGGGATGGGGTTGTAATCAGTATTGGATGGGTCAGAATAAGCTAAACGCAGTTCCGGCCAAAAAGAACGTCATGCCGAGCGCAGCCGAGGCATCTCGCGTGCTGCCACTAATCAATACGATTGAATTACTTCGGCACGCGAGATGCCTCGGCTGCGCTCGGCATGACGCTCAATGTTACTTCAAAGTAAGCGAATAGGCCACAACCTGCTGCACCTGCTCGGGCATAAGGGATTTGCCGAAGGCCGGCATCTTGCCCATACCATTGGTAACGAGGTAGGTGCGGCCGAACGCGTTGAGGTTGCTCTTGGTGAGGTCATGCGCGCCATTGAGGCCGCGCTTGCCGTTGGCTCCGTGGCAGCGCACGCAGTTTTTCTGGAAGATAAGCTGGCCCGGTAGCACCGGCGGCGTGGCCGAAGCCACCTGCGGCAGCAGCGCCAGCAGAAACAGAAAGGCTGAAAGTTGAAGGTTCATGGCAGGCATAACACGCAAAGCGCCCACAAAGTACCGGCGAAAAGGTGAAATGGTGAGTGTTTGAATAAACAGGTGTGGGTAAAATCCGTAAGGTCGACCTTTGCCCCGGAACTCACCATCTCACCACTCACTACTCACCGTCTTGCGCGTCGCCATCGTCATCAATACCAGCTGGAACATTTGGAATTTCCGCGCCAGCCTCGTGCGGGCCTTGCAGGCCGCTGGCCACGAAGTGCTGGCCATTGCCCCGCCCGATGACTATTCGGCGCGCCTCGAAACCGAGCTGGGCTGCCGCTTCGTGCCCATTCTGATGGAGAACAAGGGCACCAACCCCGTGAAGGATGCCGCCCTTACGCGCCGTTTCTACCAGATTTATAAGCGTGAAAAGCCCGATGTGGTGCTGCACTACACCATCAAGCCCAATATCTACGGCAGCATTGCGGCCCGCATCGCGGGCATCCCCAGCATCAACAACGTGAGTGGGCTGGGCACGGTGTTTATCATCAAAAACTTCGTGAGCAAGGTGGCCCTGGGGCTCTACCGCTTCGCATTCCGCTTCCCGGCCAAAGTGTTTTTCCAGAACGGCGACGACCGGCAGCTATTTCTGGACAATGACCTGATAAAAAGCGAAATAACCGACCTGCTGCCCGGCTCGGGCGTTGATACCACCAAGTTCCGGCCCGCCGCCGGGTTCGTGCGCCAAACCCCGTTCGTGTTTCTGATGGTGGCGCGGGTACTCTATGAAAAGGGCGTGGTTGAATACTTTGAGGCCGCCAAAATCATTCGGCAGGCCGTGCCCAGCACCCGCATTCAGCTGCTCGGTAGCCTCGATGAGGCCGGCGGCGTGGGCGTGCCCCGTGCCACGTTTGAGGAGTGGCTGCTGAGCGGCGATATCGAATACCTGGGCCGCTCCGACGATGTGGCCGCCCACCTGCACCGCGCCGATTGCGTGGTGCTGCCCAGCTACCGCGAAGGCACCCCCAAAACCCTGCTCGAAGCGGCCGCCGTGGGCAAGCCCATCGTAACCACCGACGTGCCCGGCTGCCGCGAAACCGTGGTGGACGGCCGCAACGGCTACCTCTGTCAGGTGCGCGACGGCGAGGACCTGGCCGCCAAAATGCTGCAAGTGCTGCACCTGAGCGATGCCGACCTGCGCGGCATGGGC
This region includes:
- the ppk1 gene encoding polyphosphate kinase 1; this translates as MKTLSRDLSWLRFNARVLQEAQCPTVPLLERLKFLAIFSSNLDEFFKVRVATLRRLTKLKKKTRAKLGESPKRQLKEVLAEVARQQQEFGATFREQLLPELNRRRIHLLTEATLTDQQREWTARYFAENVRDLLSPMVLDDTLHHLFLKDQAVYLTFFLSQPHAAAGKAKRRPDDERVLIMELPTKRHGSRFVRLPDEGEERYVLFLDDVIRVGAASLFPAYQQVEVNAIKLSRDAELDIEEEVSGDLMEKIRSSLAKRATGFPARLLFDPEMPREVLRAIRQKTGITDEELVEGSRYHNFRDFFGFPDFGEADFHYPPRPALPHPTLPRTGSLLAVIGARDHLLHPPYQSFDYVTRLLREAATDPRVAVINITLYRVASKSAVVKALLKAAKSGKQVTVVMELKARFDEESNLFWADKLKRAGVHVIFTPPELKVHSKLLVIVRREADETTRRYGYFSTGNFNESTSELYTDHGLFTADERLTEEVAAVFEYLRDQSVVPELQQLLVAPFGLRPSLNALIDYEIKQAKKGREAYIILKVNAVEDEGMIAKLYEASHAGVRVELIVRGIGRLVPGQSGFSENISQRGLVDRFLEHSRVYVFGHGGEEKVYVSSADWMTRNLDRRVEVAFPILDESLRAEVRQLLDFQRNDNVKARDFENDYIPALEGEKPMHAQEATYAWLKGLKRRQAKGVR
- a CDS encoding DUF6268 family outer membrane beta-barrel protein, with the translated sequence MIRPVDAVHWYLFRAKTELNGDYNSDELSVSDYLKVTSEFIYGWKRSSTFAWGIGVQLGYNLGRQSLYPVIVYNRTFNPRWGVEALFPARVLVRRNLSSNALLFAGYEVASNNYNIKLRNACAAPNNSKVTSLELRQIDLKFRLRYERELLFFLWTGIEAGYRYNYQLNAFDRTNNTRDRLIDSQLGGTPYASLDLFIVPPKKLLQKAARRRK
- a CDS encoding IS3 family transposase, which gives rise to MSTAQQRVLVQASDPAGSSVAARCQALGLARSSFYYQPCGESAYNLELMRLLDEEFTDHNFKGVLGLRDHLRLAGHAVNAKRVRRLVRLMGHEPIYSKPRLSIPGQGVTPYPYLLRDRPATAPNEVWSTDITYVPMAKGFLYLAAVLDWHSRYVLSWQLSNTLDVGFCLQALADALRHAPAPYIFNSDQGSRFTSLAYEQALLDAGCRISRDGRGRATDNAFIERLWRTVKWEHIYLIPADDGQHLHQQLTAYFAYYNHRRPHQSLGGQTPAHVYQTNTTFNHNNIT
- a CDS encoding transposase; its protein translation is MTPKRTRRRYTAEFKAEVALAALTERQPLAELAAHYQLATAQITRWKLQLREQATQVFTEAPAAGTPLPDVEPLYAAIGRLQMENALLKKTLPR
- the hflX gene encoding GTPase HflX, translating into MANTQSGGRKPGNSTRHVGAVDGVKGRAGRILLKATDNGTYETAKEHETAVLISVPPRRQSEAQTTEYLDELAFLIETAGATATKRFVQRLEKPDIRTYVGEGKLAEIKAYVQHEGTSMVVFDDDLSPSQLRNLEAELLVKIVDRSLLILDIFALRAKSATSRTQVELAQYQYLLPRLTGLWTHLDKQRGGVGMKGPGETEIETDRRIVRDRIAFLKEKLEDLDKQSHTQRKSRGGNIRVALVGYTNVGKSTLMNVLGKADVFAENKLFATVDATTRKVVLENTPFLLSDTVGFIRKLPTKLIESFKSTLDEIREADLLLHVVDISHPNFEEQIQVVNDTLVDIGAADKPTLLVFNKIDQYKHDDVEMDPFGEVLDAEDDGTAPRPPLEQLQATYMAKLHDPVVFISAQDRTNMEELRELLGKRVVALHQQRYPYQANTWASE
- a CDS encoding c-type cytochrome — encoded protein: MNLQLSAFLFLLALLPQVASATPPVLPGQLIFQKNCVRCHGANGKRGLNGAHDLTKSNLNAFGRTYLVTNGMGKMPAFGKSLMPEQVQQVVAYSLTLK
- a CDS encoding glycosyltransferase family 4 protein, which codes for MRVAIVINTSWNIWNFRASLVRALQAAGHEVLAIAPPDDYSARLETELGCRFVPILMENKGTNPVKDAALTRRFYQIYKREKPDVVLHYTIKPNIYGSIAARIAGIPSINNVSGLGTVFIIKNFVSKVALGLYRFAFRFPAKVFFQNGDDRQLFLDNDLIKSEITDLLPGSGVDTTKFRPAAGFVRQTPFVFLMVARVLYEKGVVEYFEAAKIIRQAVPSTRIQLLGSLDEAGGVGVPRATFEEWLLSGDIEYLGRSDDVAAHLHRADCVVLPSYREGTPKTLLEAAAVGKPIVTTDVPGCRETVVDGRNGYLCQVRDGEDLAAKMLQVLHLSDADLRGMGQNSRYLAETKFDERLVLDKYIAAVAAVQRK